A part of Candidatus Nitrosocosmicus arcticus genomic DNA contains:
- a CDS encoding NUDIX domain-containing protein, with product MKKDEVLSDSIRNKPSMVVTSVLKNQSEVLILRRSMNVKTMQEKWAGVSGYLEKNEDLLSRALIEIYEETRINKDELILRKIFNQLSVHIHNELMVIIQPFCFVSNTRKVLLDWEHSDYYWINDNEMDDFDYVPRFKEIIVRCIKEL from the coding sequence ATGAAGAAGGATGAGGTTCTTAGTGATTCAATTCGTAACAAACCTTCAATGGTTGTAACCTCAGTTTTGAAAAACCAAAGTGAAGTTTTGATTTTACGCAGAAGTATGAATGTTAAAACTATGCAAGAAAAATGGGCAGGGGTGAGCGGATATCTTGAAAAAAATGAAGATTTACTATCTAGGGCATTGATAGAAATTTATGAAGAAACACGAATAAACAAAGATGAATTAATTTTAAGAAAAATATTCAATCAATTAAGTGTTCATATTCACAACGAGTTGATGGTAATCATCCAACCTTTCTGTTTTGTTTCTAATACTAGGAAAGTATTACTGGATTGGGAACATTCAGACTATTACTGGATCAATGATAATGAAATGGACGATTTTGATTACGTTCCTAGATTTAAAGAAATTATCGTGAGGTGTATT
- a CDS encoding D-aminoacyl-tRNA deacylase, protein MISKYTIITSSKDIASFTMLNYLKNEIEFEDYYSLNDHSKLEIDKNQEVRTFDSKIIFLKSKKYHNLNLVVTDEELIHLKNIEKSEFQNSALIFLSKHASKSKIPALTSHFTGNFSIDNSLGGTPFEIGVACPSFQKGFMKNLYSMKNSLPKYDLTIEASHHGPTSSSKPILFIEIGSSEEEWSNKKTAKLVCDCLIQTIQNVSEKANVEESEIAIGLGGNHYPQKFNNLILTSNIAFASIASKHNLRFISNEMLEQMKGKSIEKVTSIYIDKKGLGSEKDRILSLLRTQELETKYV, encoded by the coding sequence TTGATAAGCAAGTATACAATCATAACATCTTCCAAAGATATTGCCAGTTTTACAATGCTAAACTATCTGAAAAATGAGATAGAGTTTGAGGACTATTATTCTCTCAATGATCATTCTAAACTTGAAATTGACAAAAATCAAGAGGTTAGAACTTTTGATTCCAAAATCATATTTCTAAAGTCAAAAAAATATCATAATTTGAATCTAGTTGTAACAGACGAAGAATTAATTCACCTAAAAAACATTGAAAAATCCGAATTTCAAAACAGCGCACTAATCTTCTTATCTAAACATGCCTCAAAGAGTAAAATACCTGCATTGACATCCCACTTTACAGGAAATTTTTCAATAGATAATTCACTTGGCGGAACACCATTTGAGATAGGTGTTGCATGCCCCAGTTTTCAAAAAGGGTTCATGAAAAATTTATATTCGATGAAAAACAGCCTGCCCAAGTATGATCTGACAATTGAAGCCTCGCATCACGGGCCAACATCATCTTCAAAACCAATTTTGTTCATAGAGATAGGATCTTCTGAAGAAGAATGGAGCAATAAGAAAACAGCCAAGTTGGTTTGTGATTGTTTAATCCAAACGATTCAAAATGTGAGTGAAAAAGCGAATGTTGAAGAATCAGAAATCGCAATAGGGTTGGGTGGAAACCATTATCCGCAAAAATTTAACAATCTAATTCTAACTTCGAATATCGCCTTTGCATCTATTGCTAGTAAACATAATTTGAGATTCATTAGTAATGAAATGTTGGAACAGATGAAGGGAAAAAGCATTGAAAAGGTGACCAGTATTTATATTGACAAGAAAGGATTGGGTAGTGAGAAGGATAGAATATTATCACTCCTAAGAACGCAAGAATTAGAGACAAAGTACGTCTGA
- a CDS encoding transcription elongation factor Spt5 has translation MPKNLNKDDDDLDLIGLNDDKHNNDGNESDKIDTVKDLDKGQHEKKSIKTKSINKNNTKRTKDVNLSAKESGNAREKESEDSDSEDGKSSLLSNDEDGDSKFFVVRVAGGQESMIASMLQSRLHSKKIEGIYSVLFLENFKGYVIVEAVDSNIAYEALHGIRHIRGQIRGELPFKDLEGYLIKKPVVTELIIDDTVEIIAGPFKSMKAKIMRVDYEKQEATVVLLDSPYQIPVTVDANYLKKSL, from the coding sequence ATGCCAAAAAACCTCAACAAAGACGATGATGATTTGGATTTGATAGGCTTGAACGATGATAAGCATAATAATGATGGTAATGAATCTGATAAAATTGACACTGTCAAGGATCTTGATAAGGGTCAGCACGAAAAAAAATCAATCAAGACTAAGTCAATTAATAAAAACAATACAAAGAGGACCAAAGATGTTAATCTAAGTGCAAAGGAATCTGGAAATGCTCGTGAGAAGGAATCAGAAGATTCTGACAGCGAAGATGGGAAATCTTCTCTGCTGTCAAACGACGAGGATGGTGATTCAAAATTTTTTGTTGTTAGGGTGGCTGGTGGTCAAGAAAGCATGATAGCTTCTATGCTTCAGAGTAGATTACATTCAAAGAAAATAGAAGGTATATACTCGGTTTTATTTTTAGAAAATTTTAAGGGTTACGTAATCGTTGAAGCAGTAGACTCAAATATTGCATATGAGGCTTTGCATGGAATCCGACATATACGGGGGCAAATAAGAGGTGAACTTCCCTTTAAAGATCTGGAGGGTTATCTCATTAAGAAACCAGTAGTTACCGAACTAATTATTGATGACACGGTAGAGATTATTGCTGGACCGTTCAAATCCATGAAGGCCAAAATAATGAGAGTTGATTATGAAAAGCAAGAAGCTACAGTTGTTTTACTTGATTCTCCATATCAAATACCTGTAACCGTTGACGCCAATTATTTAAAGAAGTCTTTATAG